Proteins encoded by one window of Bryobacteraceae bacterium:
- a CDS encoding RHS repeat-associated core domain-containing protein gives MNITRISTAFMLAGATAGSLFAVYSYYKVDNFGSVDTAYWQLNGSLSAGGILTGSGNGGSLIAKTGPPTSPGEYEINSGLTLATGGGIYVHYIRATQDARILPATGTYYSVEFSPTMQANGTCTATLVANKRASGVVTQVGYTTTGCHTGMEFRTIYSNGKLNTYIDRASVLLVVDNAITSGNPGVGVSNAPSGSGFDYAWLGAKDTAAPQNVSSQTMSVMPLPGQINLQWAEPSDNPSGTGVGVAYYWVYRRVSPSGSWDPIPQQPRTPELTDSAVTAGVTYDYSITPMDYHWNVGNATIVTVTAPATGTADPLQTGVRPTGSYWGAMGESIDTRSGNLNFTMPLLRAQGRGGSGVTVALNYNSQVWRRYSNVDWKMGRDAGYGFGWRLLVGSITPYWATYYNLHHYVFTDSTGAEYILDQSSGGVWTSKQSVYVSYDSNIHRLYFNDGSFWEMNVVSTGAENDSGTQYPSMIQDANGNQILFRYLTGVNAPFSNSSGRIAEIEDVRAVSIPGGYRTYGLVYDGQNRLTSINNDIQTAENYTFTYQGVTTLTAPFTSGAGFGGASVLKDVTNSLGLKHQFEYGTNSAGELSKVIYPYGGEIRWEYQTFTATGGNNVREVRWRRLKPDPLSGTLWNYEFTWDFAGDAARSIHAWKAVIDASLAARRVWTFQQSSSAPDLGLATKVEWQAWTSGTVRRRQEMTWDVDAAQRPYIGQVLTTLEPGASQKQSKVTQVLDAYGNLTSRAIYDHGTGTTPAATATKTYTNTYETGSAYTSRYLRNLLKTATLAGVDGPFTLVNITYDNYTGGTTLEPRTGLQQHDSANYGTGFVYRGNPTSITRLGIESTVKYDITGAVFKATQGPLTIEYTPDPTHNNTVPSVIKPNGDTTKQETFTYSPFLGVEDRVGPNTATSEIVYDAYARPESSTSQHGATTTYTYSAAGSYPAWTRSASTYTSSAGTINRFAKTYYDGFGRTVKTETGSGPSTVVSTVETQYGPCACSAMGKMKQTSQPYAPGGSVFWTVYAYDPLGRTTQVTQPSSAGNTVYGYYSTVGADEVKVTDPAGKWKTFKSNALGELVQVTEPNPAGGTWNTTYAYNALGKLKTVTMVRPTGTQTRSFAYNSLGQMTSTTNPETGTVNYTYTSNGQVATKIDAKNQKVVYGYDPYLRLTTIARHPVSTGAADPNQATTLVYDTSEPGDGSGAGRLTQAIQVALDETGANPITFRETFGYTAGGLMNKKRLFVTKWTGSSSGFQTVSLEANRSYDSGGQMISDIYPVPAGTGPTYTFSYDALGRYTAMSQTGVGAVVSGVQYNAAGQMTQMTWDGWTETRQYNDLNQLKKITIPSVADWEYVFPATQNNGRITQMKDLITGENVTYAYDALNRLISAVASGTGTWGLSFGYDGFGNKLTQAVTQGTGPTHSFTVNASTNRLNGFTYDSNGNQLPTASGTYDVENRLRQYQSGGEVYGYAADNRRVWKHKPGVGNEITFWGIGGSRVATFNLQQTTTLPYLTLTETARNVWFGGKLIRTGAVGAQASVVVDRLGSVRVSKVGSTVERLDYWPYGEEKPSTTTQEREKFATYTRDATGLDYADQRYFGSTMGRFLTPDPAGESSSSIGNQYSYSHDEPIGMTDSSGLAPASIEDSWGAGCVKYFDAPGVEGDASDPCPPGYLWVTTGGAGGRIMNDGRLAQIRNTFEALSEVIEDWDYADEQGRRFNVTLTPEATQSLLRSGFLAVGAGGALILTGAALPEIAVVVTVTGAVILTGLTIYAIQHLGQQAIDALRATDKPTTIPYEPGVCEELYRSDMKNCREREYTVECVQRAAENYRRCREGLQRK, from the coding sequence ATGAACATCACTCGTATTTCCACAGCTTTCATGCTCGCCGGGGCGACGGCCGGGAGCCTGTTCGCCGTCTACAGCTACTACAAAGTGGACAATTTCGGCTCGGTGGACACCGCCTACTGGCAACTGAACGGCTCTCTGAGTGCTGGGGGAATTCTGACGGGCAGCGGCAACGGAGGCTCGCTGATCGCGAAGACGGGCCCGCCGACCTCACCGGGCGAGTACGAGATCAACTCGGGGCTGACACTGGCTACGGGCGGTGGCATCTACGTCCACTATATCCGGGCGACTCAGGACGCGCGCATCCTTCCGGCAACGGGAACCTATTACTCGGTGGAGTTCAGCCCGACGATGCAGGCCAACGGAACCTGCACGGCCACGCTGGTCGCGAACAAGCGGGCTTCCGGGGTGGTGACACAGGTGGGATACACAACCACCGGGTGCCATACGGGCATGGAATTCCGAACGATCTACAGTAACGGCAAGTTGAACACCTACATCGATCGCGCTTCGGTCCTGTTGGTGGTGGACAATGCGATCACGTCCGGCAACCCGGGAGTAGGCGTGAGCAACGCGCCGAGCGGAAGCGGCTTTGATTACGCCTGGCTGGGCGCGAAGGACACCGCCGCTCCCCAGAACGTGAGTTCGCAGACGATGTCAGTGATGCCGCTGCCCGGGCAAATCAACCTCCAGTGGGCCGAGCCGAGCGACAACCCGAGCGGGACGGGAGTGGGCGTCGCCTACTATTGGGTCTACCGGCGCGTATCGCCCAGCGGAAGCTGGGATCCTATTCCGCAGCAGCCGCGGACACCCGAGCTCACCGATTCCGCCGTGACCGCCGGGGTGACGTACGATTACAGCATCACGCCGATGGACTACCACTGGAACGTGGGCAACGCCACCATCGTGACGGTGACTGCTCCGGCGACGGGAACCGCCGATCCGCTCCAAACCGGTGTACGGCCAACCGGAAGCTATTGGGGCGCGATGGGCGAGAGCATCGACACACGGTCAGGGAATCTGAACTTCACGATGCCACTGCTGCGCGCGCAGGGACGAGGCGGCAGCGGCGTGACCGTGGCCTTGAACTACAATTCGCAGGTGTGGCGGCGCTACTCGAACGTCGACTGGAAGATGGGCCGCGACGCCGGCTACGGGTTCGGATGGCGGCTGCTGGTAGGGTCGATTACGCCGTACTGGGCGACTTACTACAACCTGCACCACTATGTGTTCACGGACTCGACAGGCGCGGAGTACATTCTGGACCAGAGCAGCGGCGGCGTGTGGACGTCGAAGCAGAGCGTCTATGTGTCGTACGACTCGAACATCCATCGGCTCTATTTCAACGACGGCTCATTCTGGGAGATGAACGTCGTCTCGACGGGAGCGGAGAACGATTCCGGGACCCAGTACCCATCGATGATTCAGGACGCCAACGGCAATCAGATCCTTTTCCGCTACCTGACCGGAGTGAACGCGCCGTTTTCGAACTCGAGCGGGCGAATCGCGGAGATCGAAGACGTGCGGGCGGTGTCGATTCCGGGCGGATACCGCACCTACGGGCTGGTTTACGACGGGCAGAACCGGCTCACGAGCATCAACAACGACATTCAGACCGCCGAGAACTACACGTTTACCTACCAAGGGGTGACAACGCTTACCGCGCCGTTCACCAGCGGCGCCGGCTTCGGGGGGGCATCGGTGCTGAAGGACGTTACAAACAGCCTGGGGTTGAAGCATCAGTTCGAGTACGGGACGAACTCGGCGGGCGAGTTGTCGAAAGTGATCTATCCTTACGGCGGCGAGATCCGTTGGGAGTACCAGACGTTCACGGCGACTGGCGGCAACAACGTGCGGGAAGTCCGGTGGCGGCGGCTGAAGCCGGACCCGCTTTCCGGAACGCTTTGGAACTACGAGTTCACGTGGGATTTCGCCGGGGACGCCGCGCGGAGTATCCATGCCTGGAAAGCGGTGATCGACGCGTCACTGGCGGCGCGGCGGGTGTGGACCTTCCAGCAGAGCAGTTCCGCTCCGGACCTCGGCCTGGCCACCAAGGTGGAGTGGCAGGCGTGGACATCGGGCACGGTCCGCCGGCGGCAGGAGATGACGTGGGATGTGGACGCAGCCCAACGGCCGTACATCGGGCAGGTGCTGACGACGCTGGAGCCAGGCGCGAGCCAGAAGCAATCCAAGGTGACGCAGGTGCTCGACGCCTACGGAAACCTTACCAGCCGTGCGATCTATGACCACGGAACCGGGACGACGCCCGCGGCGACGGCGACGAAGACCTACACCAACACCTACGAGACGGGAAGCGCCTATACGTCGCGCTACCTGCGGAATCTGCTGAAGACGGCGACGCTTGCCGGGGTGGACGGCCCGTTCACGCTGGTGAACATCACGTATGACAACTACACGGGTGGGACCACACTGGAGCCGCGAACCGGGCTCCAGCAGCACGACTCGGCGAACTACGGCACGGGGTTCGTATACCGGGGAAACCCGACGAGCATCACGCGGCTGGGAATCGAGTCGACGGTGAAGTACGACATCACCGGGGCGGTGTTCAAGGCGACGCAGGGTCCGCTGACGATCGAGTACACGCCGGACCCGACGCACAACAACACGGTGCCATCGGTGATCAAGCCGAACGGCGATACGACGAAGCAGGAGACTTTTACCTACAGCCCGTTCCTGGGCGTGGAAGACCGCGTGGGGCCGAACACCGCCACGAGCGAGATTGTCTACGATGCCTACGCCCGGCCGGAATCGAGCACGTCCCAACACGGCGCGACGACGACTTACACCTACAGCGCGGCGGGCAGCTACCCGGCGTGGACACGGTCGGCGTCGACGTACACGAGTTCCGCGGGTACGATCAACCGTTTCGCGAAGACCTACTACGACGGCTTCGGCCGGACGGTGAAGACGGAGACGGGCTCGGGCCCGAGTACGGTAGTGTCGACGGTGGAGACGCAATACGGTCCGTGCGCGTGTTCGGCGATGGGGAAGATGAAGCAGACCTCGCAGCCGTACGCGCCGGGAGGCAGCGTCTTCTGGACCGTCTATGCCTACGATCCGCTCGGCCGGACAACGCAGGTGACGCAGCCATCGAGCGCGGGGAACACGGTCTACGGGTACTACTCGACGGTGGGCGCGGACGAAGTGAAGGTGACCGACCCGGCGGGGAAATGGAAGACGTTCAAGAGCAATGCGCTGGGCGAACTGGTGCAGGTGACCGAGCCGAATCCGGCGGGCGGGACGTGGAACACGACCTATGCCTATAACGCCCTTGGGAAACTAAAGACCGTGACAATGGTGCGGCCGACCGGGACGCAGACGCGCAGCTTCGCTTACAACTCGCTGGGACAGATGACCAGCACGACGAATCCGGAGACGGGAACGGTCAACTACACTTACACGTCGAACGGGCAGGTGGCGACGAAGATCGACGCGAAGAACCAGAAAGTGGTCTACGGCTATGACCCCTACCTGAGGCTGACGACGATCGCCCGGCACCCGGTTTCGACGGGGGCGGCGGATCCGAACCAGGCGACGACGCTGGTCTACGACACATCGGAGCCGGGGGACGGGAGCGGGGCGGGCCGGCTGACACAGGCGATCCAGGTGGCGCTGGACGAGACGGGTGCGAATCCGATCACGTTCCGGGAGACGTTCGGGTACACGGCGGGCGGGCTGATGAACAAGAAGCGGCTGTTCGTGACGAAGTGGACGGGGTCCAGTTCGGGGTTCCAGACGGTATCGCTGGAGGCGAACCGGAGTTATGATAGCGGAGGGCAGATGATCTCCGATATCTATCCGGTGCCGGCGGGCACGGGACCGACGTATACGTTCTCCTACGACGCCCTCGGGCGCTACACGGCGATGTCGCAGACGGGCGTGGGCGCGGTGGTGAGCGGCGTGCAGTACAATGCGGCCGGGCAGATGACGCAGATGACGTGGGACGGGTGGACGGAGACGCGGCAATATAACGACCTGAACCAGTTGAAAAAGATTACGATCCCGAGCGTGGCCGATTGGGAGTACGTGTTCCCGGCAACGCAGAACAACGGACGGATCACGCAGATGAAGGATCTGATCACCGGCGAGAATGTAACTTATGCTTACGATGCGCTCAATCGATTGATCTCGGCGGTGGCGTCGGGAACGGGAACTTGGGGCCTAAGCTTCGGGTACGACGGCTTCGGCAACAAGCTGACACAGGCGGTGACGCAGGGGACAGGGCCGACGCATTCGTTTACGGTGAACGCGTCGACGAACCGGCTGAACGGGTTCACGTACGATTCGAACGGAAATCAGTTGCCGACGGCGAGCGGGACCTATGATGTTGAGAACCGGCTGCGGCAGTATCAGAGCGGCGGGGAGGTTTACGGATATGCGGCGGACAACCGGCGGGTGTGGAAGCATAAGCCGGGGGTGGGTAACGAGATCACGTTTTGGGGGATCGGCGGGTCGCGCGTGGCGACGTTCAACCTTCAGCAGACGACGACATTGCCTTACTTGACGCTCACGGAGACGGCGCGGAACGTGTGGTTCGGCGGGAAGCTGATCCGGACTGGGGCGGTGGGGGCGCAGGCGTCGGTGGTGGTGGACCGGTTGGGGAGCGTGCGGGTGTCGAAGGTGGGGTCGACGGTGGAGCGGCTGGACTACTGGCCGTATGGGGAGGAGAAGCCGTCGACGACGACGCAGGAGCGGGAGAAGTTCGCGACGTATACGCGGGATGCTACGGGGTTGGATTATGCGGACCAGCGGTATTTTGGGTCAACGATGGGGAGATTCCTGACACCTGATCCCGCGGGGGAGAGCAGCAGCTCAATCGGGAACCAGTATTCTTATTCACACGACGAGCCAATAGGAATGACAGACTCATCGGGCTTGGCTCCGGCGAGCATTGAAGACTCGTGGGGGGCTGGCTGCGTCAAGTACTTCGACGCTCCCGGCGTCGAAGGCGATGCTTCCGATCCGTGCCCTCCTGGGTATCTGTGGGTGACCACGGGAGGCGCTGGTGGCCGAATCATGAACGACGGGCGGCTCGCGCAGATTCGCAATACCTTCGAAGCTCTTAGTGAAGTGATTGAGGACTGGGATTACGCGGATGAGCAAGGCCGCCGCTTCAATGTCACACTGACGCCCGAGGCCACGCAAAGCCTACTTCGGAGCGGGTTTCTTGCTGTTGGTGCAGGTGGTGCGCTGATACTGACGGGGGCAGCGCTTCCCGAGATCGCTGTTGTGGTGACAGTTACGGGCGCTGTCATTCTGACCGGACTAACGATTTATGCTATTCAACATTTAGGTCAGCAAGCCATTGATGCGTTGCGCGCCACCGACAAGCCAACAACCATTCCGTATGAGCCAGGCGTTTGCGAGGAACTTTACCGAAGTGATATGAAAAACTGCCGGGAGCGCGAGTATACGGTGGAGTGTGTCCAACGTGCGGCTGAGAACTACCGGCGGTGTAGGGAAGGGCTACAGCGGAAATAG